A genomic region of Candidatus Marimicrobium litorale contains the following coding sequences:
- a CDS encoding 1-acyl-sn-glycerol-3-phosphate acyltransferase, with protein MITRKDTLPASEAHTLLDEPDFIEELIAASVVTGKSEVQARKYARKCLIEMAATPSESWLAPAARFARFIYTRSYEKKLDINTEALQELHELSRDNLLLFLWSHKSHMDSFAFLVSLYENDFKPLPLVFAGINMNFFGFGTLARKVGSIFLRREFHDDPIYKLVFRHYIDYLIRNRLPLTWSIEGTRSRTGKLSPPKLGILTWVLEACERQDMQNVKFVPVSIAFDRIAEIDDYVALQQGLPKRKESLRWFMNYVFGMKDPYGKIYVRYGEPVSIGDVDGASVSGDARGLASTDAAGDGPSLATRVAFEICTHIEKVTPIKAADVLTMVLLGADGRALTEEEVYRQAREIAQLVRERGLPLAQGFSLEGLQQVSAVLLSMRGSKLVREFAKGRMPVYYIPDDRQIAAAYYRNTITHYFLAAAMGEVALAIGASDISVTREEELRERVECLRDMFKFEFFFRPKGEFFAEVLQETSRRYSDWAGGETSLKKQLRESPPRFGHAILRSIAEAYYVVAVALDELGEEPVTDVKRFAAELLQPGREMLLRRQINGESSISSDLYATGLQLAQHRGLLVADGHNLAARRKAFFDEVSEVLTAINLLQTNYNVAWFRS; from the coding sequence ATGATAACAAGAAAAGACACTTTGCCTGCGAGCGAGGCGCACACCTTGCTGGATGAGCCAGATTTTATCGAGGAGCTCATAGCGGCCTCTGTCGTCACCGGAAAGAGTGAGGTTCAGGCTCGAAAGTATGCGCGCAAGTGCTTGATCGAAATGGCGGCGACGCCCAGTGAATCGTGGCTTGCGCCCGCTGCGCGTTTTGCGCGGTTCATTTACACACGTAGCTACGAGAAAAAGCTCGATATCAATACCGAGGCGTTGCAGGAGCTGCACGAGTTATCCCGCGACAACCTCCTGCTGTTTCTGTGGTCGCACAAGTCGCATATGGACAGTTTCGCATTTCTTGTGTCGTTATATGAAAATGATTTTAAACCGCTGCCGCTTGTCTTTGCCGGCATCAATATGAACTTTTTCGGTTTTGGTACATTGGCGCGGAAGGTAGGTTCTATTTTCCTGCGACGAGAATTTCATGACGACCCTATTTACAAACTCGTGTTCCGCCACTATATCGATTACCTCATTCGCAACCGGCTGCCGCTGACGTGGTCTATCGAAGGCACTCGCTCGCGGACCGGCAAACTATCGCCGCCCAAGCTGGGAATTCTTACCTGGGTGCTGGAGGCGTGCGAGCGACAAGATATGCAGAACGTAAAGTTCGTGCCCGTCTCCATTGCTTTCGACCGGATCGCGGAGATCGACGATTACGTGGCGCTGCAGCAGGGCCTGCCGAAGCGCAAGGAATCACTACGCTGGTTTATGAATTACGTATTCGGTATGAAAGACCCCTACGGAAAAATTTATGTACGCTACGGTGAGCCCGTATCGATTGGCGATGTGGATGGTGCGTCGGTGAGCGGTGACGCGCGGGGATTAGCGAGCACCGACGCTGCTGGGGACGGACCCTCCCTCGCGACGCGGGTCGCTTTCGAAATCTGCACGCACATTGAAAAGGTTACGCCCATCAAAGCTGCAGATGTTCTCACCATGGTGCTGCTGGGCGCAGATGGCAGGGCGCTAACCGAGGAGGAAGTTTATCGGCAGGCACGTGAAATCGCCCAGTTGGTGCGTGAGCGCGGTCTGCCATTGGCTCAGGGTTTTAGCTTGGAAGGTTTGCAGCAGGTTTCTGCCGTGCTGCTTTCCATGCGCGGTTCGAAACTGGTGCGGGAGTTCGCCAAGGGGCGGATGCCGGTATATTATATTCCCGATGACAGGCAAATCGCTGCGGCTTACTACCGCAACACCATTACGCATTATTTTCTCGCCGCCGCAATGGGGGAGGTGGCCCTAGCGATCGGCGCAAGCGATATCAGCGTGACCCGGGAAGAGGAGCTACGTGAGCGTGTCGAGTGTTTGCGTGACATGTTCAAGTTTGAATTTTTCTTTCGACCAAAGGGTGAGTTTTTTGCTGAGGTGCTGCAGGAGACATCACGTCGTTACAGCGACTGGGCCGGCGGAGAGACCTCGCTGAAAAAGCAGTTGCGCGAGTCCCCGCCGCGTTTCGGACACGCCATTTTACGTTCCATCGCCGAGGCTTATTATGTGGTGGCGGTCGCTCTGGACGAACTGGGGGAAGAGCCTGTCACGGATGTTAAAAGGTTTGCTGCGGAGCTTCTGCAGCCGGGACGCGAGATGCTTTTGCGTCGCCAAATCAATGGTGAGTCATCGATTTCCAGTGATCTCTATGCTACCGGGCTTCAACTCGCGCAGCACCGTGGGCTATTGGTAGCTGACGGCCACAATCTCGCCGCGAGGCGTAAGGCATTTTTTGATGAGGTCTCTGAGGTGCTCACTGCAATTAACCTTCTGCAGACCAACTACAATGTTGCGTGGTTTAGATCATAG
- a CDS encoding phytanoyl-CoA dioxygenase family protein — MNNFKIHADNLLRRDRYLDRLNARVEHFATTQSLPSRRVIDDARISSPVDFEVPEVEADVLTVDIVKQAISDKGCLIVRNFLNEEDAQQMQSYVDYSFKLHNKPEKKLSQYLLKQVELAKAVEHTKDDIAKHRETNKTYTDITKIARKLGRTLGQSSSQLTATTPIITDKILALYDRKGLKDLLTDYFENEPCVSIYKWVLRKAMSPPVPIDFHQDGAFMGPGIDSLNVWVSLSDCGGDSGAPGMDFVPVRLKSDFEKGTGSMNWTVAESAVHDVYGQQAVVAPRFNRGDALFFDHFLVHRTQHVADCVRSRYAVETWFFDSVNFPKNQIPVKW, encoded by the coding sequence ATGAATAATTTTAAAATACACGCTGATAACCTGTTACGAAGAGATCGTTACCTCGACCGTCTCAATGCGCGTGTTGAACACTTCGCTACGACACAATCTTTGCCGTCCAGACGGGTGATCGACGACGCGAGAATAAGCAGCCCCGTGGATTTTGAGGTGCCTGAGGTTGAGGCAGACGTTCTAACTGTAGATATTGTGAAACAGGCGATAAGTGACAAGGGTTGCCTTATCGTACGCAACTTTCTCAACGAGGAAGACGCGCAACAGATGCAGTCCTACGTGGATTATTCTTTTAAGCTGCACAACAAGCCGGAAAAAAAACTTAGTCAATACCTGCTGAAGCAGGTGGAGCTGGCGAAGGCTGTTGAGCATACAAAGGATGATATCGCGAAGCACCGTGAGACTAACAAAACTTACACTGATATCACCAAAATCGCTCGTAAGCTTGGTCGTACGCTGGGCCAGTCTAGCTCGCAGCTGACAGCTACGACACCTATTATTACCGATAAGATTTTGGCGCTTTACGATCGCAAAGGGCTCAAAGACCTGCTCACTGATTATTTTGAGAACGAGCCCTGCGTATCCATTTACAAATGGGTTTTGCGTAAGGCTATGTCGCCGCCTGTGCCGATCGACTTTCACCAGGACGGTGCTTTTATGGGTCCCGGCATCGACAGCCTTAATGTATGGGTATCGCTTTCCGATTGTGGTGGTGATAGCGGCGCTCCCGGTATGGATTTCGTACCGGTGCGTTTGAAGAGTGACTTTGAGAAAGGCACGGGCTCGATGAACTGGACGGTTGCCGAAAGCGCCGTGCATGATGTGTATGGTCAACAGGCTGTCGTTGCGCCGCGTTTTAATCGAGGCGACGCCTTGTTTTTTGATCACTTTTTGGTACACCGTACGCAACATGTCGCCGACTGTGTTAGGAGCCGCTACGCGGTTGAGACGTGGTTTTTTGACTCCGTGAATTTTCCGAAAAACCAGATTCCAGTGAAGTGGTAA